In Haloarcula salinisoli, one genomic interval encodes:
- a CDS encoding ATP-grasp domain-containing protein, with the protein MATVLVTGVGGASGIGAVRALQETTTHDVVGVDMDPEAAGLYLADVGRSIPPASDDDWAVVIRDVIEQYGVDVVVPTVDEELPLLDGLPDDVPVVAPRDDVIEVTLDKYATYQRLDEAGHTVPRTWLASEADAIPESAYPLIRKPRRGRGSRGIERVETPAALSQSLSGTDRPADEVLLQAFVGGTEFTTSAVVATDDRLLAVVPKEAIEKDGSTVKGVTRDHDAVTESCRAIAETLAPGGPMNVQQIVDDEGRPHTIEINPRFSSTACLTVRAGVNELDMLVRDALGESVTPSTEFDAGVYLLRYDNHVFVDRDQVHSRVGQS; encoded by the coding sequence ATGGCGACCGTTCTCGTCACCGGCGTCGGTGGTGCAAGTGGTATCGGTGCGGTCAGGGCGCTCCAGGAGACGACGACACACGACGTCGTCGGCGTGGACATGGATCCCGAGGCCGCGGGACTGTATCTCGCCGACGTCGGACGTTCGATTCCGCCCGCGAGCGACGACGACTGGGCCGTCGTGATCCGGGACGTAATCGAACAGTACGGCGTCGACGTCGTCGTTCCCACCGTCGACGAGGAGTTACCCCTGCTCGACGGGCTGCCGGACGACGTCCCCGTTGTCGCCCCCCGGGACGACGTTATCGAGGTCACGCTCGACAAGTACGCCACCTACCAGCGCCTCGACGAGGCGGGCCACACCGTCCCGCGGACCTGGCTCGCCAGCGAGGCCGACGCGATTCCCGAGTCGGCGTACCCGCTCATCCGGAAGCCCCGACGGGGCCGCGGGAGCCGGGGCATCGAACGCGTGGAGACGCCAGCGGCACTGTCGCAGTCACTATCGGGGACAGACCGGCCGGCCGACGAGGTGCTCCTCCAGGCGTTCGTCGGGGGCACCGAGTTCACCACGAGTGCCGTCGTGGCGACTGACGACCGGTTGCTGGCTGTCGTCCCGAAGGAGGCCATCGAGAAAGACGGGTCGACGGTCAAAGGCGTGACGCGGGACCACGACGCCGTCACGGAGTCCTGTCGGGCTATCGCCGAGACGCTCGCACCCGGTGGCCCGATGAACGTCCAGCAGATAGTCGACGACGAGGGCCGGCCACACACCATCGAAATCAACCCACGGTTCTCCTCGACGGCATGTCTGACCGTCAGGGCCGGCGTCAACGAACTGGACATGCTCGTCCGGGACGCCCTCGGGGAGTCCGTCACCCCGTCGACGGAGTTCGACGCCGGCGTCTACCTCCTGCGATACGACAATCACGTCTTCGTCGACAGGGACCAGGTCCACTCGCGGGTCGGCCAATCGTAG
- a CDS encoding HAD family hydrolase has protein sequence MCFDLDGTLFDDRQYARAGLENAARELLRRTGVDLTEELIEAYFSDGHRKATFDVVLSSAGLADDHVPALVNAYHDTEGPLVPYPDAAGTLDSLGDTYDIGVITGGANGRGKLSRLALDDYVDELIVTADREDSKRDPDPFVELADRFGVAHGSVVVVGDRPPLDFPQPNRLGMTTIRLRRGHYATATASGDAVPDVAVDSLAAARDAVERLDAGAVQPDSCRL, from the coding sequence GTGTGTTTCGACCTGGACGGGACGCTGTTCGACGACCGGCAGTACGCCAGAGCGGGACTGGAGAACGCTGCCAGGGAGCTCCTGCGTCGGACCGGCGTCGACCTCACCGAGGAGCTCATCGAGGCGTACTTCAGTGACGGCCACCGGAAAGCGACCTTCGACGTCGTGCTGTCGTCGGCAGGGCTCGCAGACGACCACGTCCCGGCACTCGTCAACGCGTATCACGACACCGAGGGGCCGCTGGTCCCGTATCCGGACGCCGCGGGGACACTGGACTCGCTGGGCGACACCTACGACATCGGCGTCATCACCGGCGGGGCTAACGGCCGCGGAAAGCTCTCTCGGCTGGCTCTCGACGACTACGTCGACGAACTCATCGTGACGGCGGACCGCGAGGACTCGAAACGCGACCCCGACCCGTTCGTCGAGCTGGCCGACCGGTTCGGTGTGGCACACGGGTCCGTCGTCGTCGTCGGGGACCGGCCGCCGCTCGATTTCCCACAGCCCAATCGCCTGGGCATGACGACTATCAGGCTCAGACGCGGCCACTACGCGACCGCGACGGCCAGTGGCGACGCGGTCCCGGACGTCGCGGTCGACTCCCTGGCCGCTGCCCGTGACGCGGTCGAGCGCCTCGATGCCGGGGCGGTGCAGCCGGACAGTTGTCGATTGTAG
- a CDS encoding glycosyltransferase family 2 protein produces MTEPRSEPLVTAVITTYDRPARLEAAVESVLEQTYDSIELVVVDDHSETPAEAVLSDVDLGVLSGATIVRHETNRGANAARNTGIDAASGEYVAFLDDDDQWHPAKLARQVRAIERHGDAGVVYTGIERVGPDETRAEIPPAVDGDMTKALLCENVVGSMSVTMVRTELAQSVSLDERFPCWADLEWYIKLSRETAFVRVPEPLVVYDCDSVERLSRDFEKTHAGYELFVEEFEPLAAEYGPLFRRKMRGWAAFRAGKSAFHDGRYDRARELLVTAVRSYPLEPAFGTYLLASLGDRHSHRLASAVASIAT; encoded by the coding sequence ATGACTGAGCCGCGTTCCGAACCGCTCGTCACCGCGGTCATCACGACGTACGACAGACCGGCTCGCCTCGAAGCAGCCGTCGAAAGCGTGCTCGAGCAGACCTACGACAGTATCGAACTCGTCGTCGTCGACGACCACTCGGAGACGCCGGCCGAGGCGGTGCTTTCCGACGTCGACCTCGGGGTTCTTTCCGGGGCCACTATCGTCCGCCACGAGACAAATCGTGGTGCCAACGCGGCACGAAACACCGGCATCGACGCCGCGTCGGGCGAGTACGTCGCCTTTCTCGACGACGACGACCAGTGGCACCCGGCGAAACTGGCACGCCAGGTCCGGGCCATCGAGCGCCACGGGGACGCCGGCGTCGTCTACACCGGCATCGAACGGGTCGGTCCCGACGAAACCCGCGCCGAGATTCCGCCGGCCGTCGACGGGGACATGACGAAGGCGCTGCTCTGTGAGAACGTCGTCGGGTCGATGTCCGTCACGATGGTCCGGACGGAGCTTGCCCAGTCAGTGTCGCTGGACGAGCGGTTCCCCTGCTGGGCCGACCTGGAGTGGTATATCAAGCTCTCGCGGGAGACGGCGTTCGTTCGGGTTCCGGAACCGCTGGTCGTCTACGACTGTGACTCGGTGGAGCGGCTGAGCCGCGACTTCGAGAAGACCCACGCGGGCTACGAGCTGTTCGTCGAGGAGTTCGAGCCGCTGGCGGCCGAGTACGGACCGCTCTTCCGACGGAAGATGCGCGGCTGGGCCGCCTTCCGTGCCGGCAAGAGCGCGTTCCACGACGGCCGCTACGACCGGGCCCGCGAGCTGCTCGTCACCGCGGTCCGCTCGTACCCGCTCGAACCGGCCTTCGGGACGTATCTGCTCGCCTCCCTCGGTGACCGGCACAGTCACCGGCTGGCGAGCGCGGTCGCCAGCATCGCCACCTGA
- a CDS encoding DUF1616 domain-containing protein, giving the protein MVRVRNGGRGIHTALLTLLDIAVVVGIALTTALLWQYTGALVTPLRVALGVPFVVFLPGYALTVAMFPGSASGQSSQPSLSALERLTLSVGLSVVVVPLVVLFLNFTAWGINPTPIRLALLSVTLAASAVAVVRRLRLPPTQRFVLPVGRPLRAVAARRVNVVIGVLLVLSVGVAGSALVQPGDSETFTEFSLLAENETGALVADDYPTEVSPNETATVHVGLGNEEGRTLNYTVVVEFQQFRSVDGERIVTSRTEVDRYRTTLGPGESSRTEQQFSPPAWASGDRVRLTFLLYTGSVSENPGLDDTYRKTHIWVDVPAQEDGV; this is encoded by the coding sequence ATGGTACGTGTTCGAAACGGTGGGCGTGGTATCCACACAGCGCTGCTGACGCTGCTCGATATCGCGGTCGTCGTCGGCATCGCACTCACAACGGCACTGCTCTGGCAGTACACCGGCGCCCTGGTGACGCCGCTGCGCGTCGCGCTCGGGGTCCCGTTCGTCGTCTTCCTGCCCGGGTACGCCCTGACTGTGGCGATGTTCCCCGGGAGCGCCAGCGGGCAGTCCAGCCAGCCCTCTCTGTCTGCCCTAGAGCGGCTGACCCTCTCGGTCGGCCTCAGCGTCGTCGTCGTCCCGCTGGTCGTCCTCTTCCTGAACTTCACGGCGTGGGGAATCAATCCGACCCCCATCCGGCTGGCACTCCTCTCGGTGACACTCGCCGCCAGCGCCGTCGCCGTCGTTCGGCGGCTCCGCCTCCCACCCACGCAGCGGTTCGTCCTCCCGGTCGGTCGGCCGCTCCGTGCTGTCGCAGCGAGACGGGTCAACGTCGTCATCGGCGTGTTGCTCGTCCTGTCGGTCGGCGTCGCGGGCAGTGCGCTCGTCCAGCCCGGCGACAGCGAGACCTTCACCGAGTTCTCGCTGCTCGCCGAGAACGAAACCGGTGCCCTCGTCGCCGACGACTACCCGACAGAGGTCAGCCCCAACGAGACCGCGACAGTCCACGTCGGCCTCGGGAACGAGGAGGGGCGCACGTTGAACTACACAGTCGTCGTCGAGTTCCAGCAGTTCAGGTCCGTCGACGGCGAGCGCATCGTCACGTCCCGGACGGAGGTCGACCGATACCGGACCACGCTCGGGCCCGGCGAATCCAGTCGCACCGAACAGCAGTTCTCGCCACCGGCGTGGGCCAGCGGCGACCGGGTCCGGCTCACGTTCCTGCTCTACACCGGGAGCGTCTCCGAAAACCCCGGTCTGGACGACACGTACAGGAAAACGCACATCTGGGTCGACGTGCCCGCACAGGAGGACGGTGTGTAG
- a CDS encoding glycosyltransferase — MSDHAGGTTSRESTAGTHDASDTAVDGQSLPRVAFFTPAPSFGGAQRVTVTIANSLAQRGHDVDLVAGRLEGEFADVISDAVNTVELDVPEVPGVGILAGIPKLVSYLDARQPAVLFASRTHTNLAAVATGALADVDVHVAITEHSPFDYQATAKDSATAAIASHFYTYADDVITVSEGVAETVVENTRVSTDRTTVLNNPIDIAAIRSGAEEPVDHEWLDDPDLEPIVSVGRLEPVKGFSTLLEAFAELHVSRPETRLILVGKGPDRERLTSLARELGVADSVSLPGYTDNPYAYMGRASVYVLSSAVEGLPTVLIEALACGCTIVSTDCQYGPREILEDGRYGRLTPVGDAEALAETIGDALEDPTPPERSRERAQHFSMAAGADRYESYIASVTDD; from the coding sequence ATGAGTGACCACGCCGGCGGTACCACGTCGCGGGAGTCCACAGCGGGGACCCACGATGCCAGTGACACAGCGGTCGATGGACAGTCGTTGCCGCGGGTCGCGTTTTTTACCCCGGCGCCCTCCTTCGGCGGCGCACAGCGGGTGACAGTGACAATCGCGAACAGCCTCGCACAGCGGGGCCACGACGTCGACCTCGTCGCCGGGCGGCTGGAGGGGGAGTTCGCCGATGTCATCAGCGACGCGGTGAACACCGTGGAGCTGGACGTGCCGGAGGTCCCGGGCGTAGGTATCCTGGCCGGGATTCCGAAACTCGTCTCCTATCTCGACGCCCGACAGCCGGCGGTGCTGTTCGCGAGCCGGACGCACACGAACCTCGCCGCGGTGGCCACGGGCGCGCTCGCCGACGTCGACGTCCACGTCGCGATAACGGAGCACAGCCCCTTCGACTACCAGGCCACGGCCAAGGACAGCGCCACGGCCGCAATTGCCTCCCATTTCTACACCTACGCGGACGACGTCATCACGGTCTCGGAGGGCGTCGCCGAGACCGTCGTCGAAAATACCCGCGTCTCGACGGACCGGACGACCGTCCTCAACAACCCCATCGACATCGCGGCCATTCGGTCCGGAGCCGAGGAACCGGTCGACCACGAGTGGCTCGACGACCCCGACCTGGAACCGATTGTCAGCGTCGGCCGACTGGAACCAGTCAAGGGGTTCTCGACTCTGCTTGAAGCCTTCGCCGAGCTCCACGTGTCGCGCCCGGAGACGCGACTGATACTCGTCGGCAAGGGGCCGGACCGCGAGCGACTGACGTCGCTGGCCCGGGAGCTGGGCGTCGCCGACAGCGTCTCGCTCCCGGGCTACACCGACAACCCCTACGCCTACATGGGCCGTGCCTCGGTGTACGTCCTGTCCTCGGCGGTCGAGGGGCTCCCGACGGTACTCATCGAAGCGCTCGCCTGTGGCTGTACTATCGTCTCGACGGACTGCCAGTACGGGCCACGCGAGATTCTCGAAGACGGTCGGTACGGCCGGCTCACCCCGGTCGGCGACGCCGAGGCGCTGGCCGAAACTATCGGCGACGCGCTCGAGGACCCCACGCCACCCGAACGGAGCCGCGAGCGCGCCCAGCATTTCTCGATGGCGGCCGGCGCCGACCGGTACGAGTCCTACATCGCGTCTGTGACGGACGACTGA
- a CDS encoding alginate lyase family protein produces the protein MSDVDSRLAQLTDTETMPVLYNTVRNMESEQLLGIADRTLRQLVVPSLPVDTDQWYDRKVPSGLAFAPETVRGNTTTLRRCLGGDDRRRYRERASEAGRGSVTFLNRTVDIGESDGVDWFSSAVLEPPELWALQFHGFEFLSWAYLGHDEPQACPATVEAFSDWLEDWYGADETRIGTDGYLRRGWTPYAVSLRIVHLARFCAWVRNDTGVETLAARILYRNAAFLANHVEYDVGGNHLIENGLALLLAGSLFEEEGTQWTETGIEILVDASDQFLADGGHFERSPMYHVIALSRYLTAVDTLRREGRDVPSELLDVATSGTEFLRQLRPPDGRLPLVNDAVFGEALPVDACLRYADAVGIQSGSVGAASLDASGYYWLGEGEDRMLVDGGQSGPAHLPGHSHNDQFAITFWADGQRLLTDTGTYEYAPTDKRQYSRSVAAHNTVQYGDIEPIPISGSYLLGRRLDPTVREAEGDGVQFFDGRYSRRGRLQTQYSHRRRIYHDEDWWLVWDTVDASESAPVTSRLHVQPGIDVATETDSTQPRFELAAADGNTDDPLASLVPLGADSATVATSQYFPEFRRAETRPKLSMTAEGRSVQFGWLLSRRPRRSVAVEHDGETVTGVSIDDRYRSLPATE, from the coding sequence ATGAGTGACGTCGACTCTCGACTGGCCCAGCTGACGGATACGGAGACGATGCCGGTCCTGTACAACACGGTCAGAAACATGGAGTCCGAGCAGCTGCTCGGCATCGCGGACCGGACGCTGCGCCAGCTCGTCGTGCCGTCGCTCCCGGTCGATACCGACCAGTGGTACGACCGAAAAGTGCCGAGCGGCCTCGCCTTCGCGCCGGAGACCGTCCGGGGCAATACGACGACACTCCGTCGCTGTCTCGGCGGCGACGACCGGCGACGCTACCGCGAGCGGGCGAGCGAGGCGGGGCGCGGTTCGGTGACCTTTCTCAACCGCACGGTCGATATCGGCGAGTCAGACGGCGTCGACTGGTTCAGTTCGGCGGTCCTGGAGCCGCCGGAGCTCTGGGCGCTGCAGTTCCACGGCTTCGAATTTCTCTCGTGGGCGTATCTCGGCCACGACGAGCCACAGGCCTGTCCTGCGACGGTGGAGGCGTTCAGCGACTGGCTCGAGGACTGGTACGGCGCCGACGAGACGCGTATCGGCACGGACGGCTACCTCCGGCGGGGCTGGACGCCGTACGCGGTCTCCCTCCGCATCGTGCATCTCGCCCGGTTCTGTGCGTGGGTTCGCAACGACACCGGCGTGGAGACACTCGCAGCTCGCATCCTCTACCGGAACGCTGCGTTCCTCGCCAATCACGTCGAGTACGACGTCGGTGGGAACCACCTCATAGAGAACGGTCTCGCCCTCCTGCTTGCGGGCTCGCTGTTCGAGGAGGAAGGCACCCAGTGGACCGAGACCGGTATCGAGATACTCGTCGACGCGAGCGACCAGTTCCTCGCCGACGGCGGCCACTTCGAGCGGAGTCCGATGTACCACGTGATAGCGCTTTCGCGCTATCTCACGGCCGTCGATACACTGCGACGGGAGGGCCGGGACGTGCCGAGCGAGCTCCTGGACGTCGCGACGTCGGGAACCGAGTTTCTCCGACAGCTCAGACCGCCCGACGGTCGGCTCCCGCTCGTGAACGACGCGGTGTTCGGTGAGGCCCTGCCGGTCGACGCGTGTCTGAGATACGCCGACGCCGTCGGCATCCAGTCTGGGTCGGTGGGGGCGGCGTCGCTCGACGCGTCAGGCTACTACTGGCTGGGCGAGGGTGAGGACCGTATGCTCGTCGACGGCGGCCAGAGCGGCCCGGCACACCTCCCCGGACACAGCCACAACGACCAGTTCGCCATCACGTTCTGGGCCGACGGCCAGCGGCTCCTGACCGACACCGGCACCTACGAGTACGCGCCGACGGACAAACGGCAGTACTCCCGCAGCGTCGCCGCTCACAACACGGTCCAGTACGGTGATATCGAACCGATACCCATCAGCGGCAGCTACCTGCTCGGTCGCCGGCTCGACCCGACCGTTCGCGAGGCCGAGGGCGACGGTGTCCAGTTCTTCGACGGGCGTTACAGCCGGCGCGGGCGGCTACAGACCCAGTACAGCCACCGTCGGCGTATCTACCACGACGAGGACTGGTGGCTCGTCTGGGACACGGTCGACGCGTCCGAGAGCGCGCCGGTGACGAGCCGCCTCCACGTCCAGCCGGGTATCGACGTCGCGACCGAAACTGACAGCACACAGCCCCGGTTCGAACTGGCCGCTGCCGACGGGAACACCGACGACCCGCTCGCCTCGCTGGTCCCGTTGGGTGCCGACAGCGCGACGGTGGCGACGAGCCAGTACTTCCCCGAGTTTCGACGGGCCGAGACCAGGCCGAAGCTATCGATGACGGCAGAAGGGCGGTCGGTCCAGTTCGGGTGGCTGCTGTCCAGGCGGCCGCGTCGGTCCGTCGCCGTCGAACACGACGGCGAGACCGTCACCGGCGTCTCGATAGACGACCGATATCGGTCGCTCCCCGCGACGGAGTGA
- a CDS encoding PIG-L deacetylase family protein, with protein MQVAAIGAHPDDIEIGAGASIAVHRNRGDAVRFIILTNGGKVAAQSQRRAEAERAAEILNVDDVHFLDYADTEVPYNQETVDELEAKLTAVDPDRVYIHAEEDTHQDHRRAAKASITASRNVNQVLAFEAPSTRSSFAPQYYNSVPEGVIEGKIEAIRSHESQQEKKYLEAEAMKGLARFRGRQANSTYAEAFQVIRINNMYKSNFYGSR; from the coding sequence ATGCAAGTTGCTGCTATTGGGGCACACCCCGATGATATCGAAATCGGTGCGGGTGCGTCGATTGCCGTCCACCGCAACCGCGGTGACGCCGTTCGATTTATAATCCTCACGAACGGTGGGAAGGTCGCAGCGCAGTCCCAGCGGCGGGCCGAAGCGGAGCGAGCGGCCGAGATTCTGAACGTCGACGACGTCCACTTCCTCGACTACGCGGACACAGAGGTCCCGTACAACCAGGAGACGGTCGACGAGCTGGAGGCGAAGCTGACGGCGGTCGACCCCGACCGGGTGTACATCCACGCCGAGGAGGACACCCACCAGGACCACCGACGGGCCGCGAAGGCCTCGATCACCGCCTCGCGAAACGTCAACCAGGTCCTCGCCTTCGAGGCCCCCTCGACGCGCTCCTCGTTTGCGCCCCAGTACTACAACTCGGTCCCCGAGGGCGTCATCGAGGGGAAGATAGAGGCCATTCGCTCACACGAGTCCCAACAGGAGAAGAAGTACCTCGAAGCGGAAGCGATGAAGGGGCTCGCGCGGTTCCGCGGTCGACAGGCCAACTCCACGTACGCGGAGGCATTCCAGGTCATCCGCATCAACAACATGTACAAGTCCAACTTCTACGGCTCGCGCTGA